The Bacillus sp. FJAT-27916 genomic interval TTTCGGATGATTAATTCGATAGAACCTTCATCCATCCATATTTTCGTTTTTTTCTTCAGATGATGTTTAAAATAGAAAATTCGATTTTGTTGCTTGGCCCTATACTCATTGACAATATTCTCTATATTTATTATTGGTTCAATCCAGATATTTGGCGGTTCTCCCCCTAAGTAATAAATGTCATAAAGAATCTTAATACTTGAAAGCAAGGAGATGATATTTTCCGTTTCCTTTGTAACGGAAGAGAGATTTAGCTTAATATCCTGGTCATCAATGCTATCATTAATGAATTCAATTTCATTTTTAATATTATGGGCTGGATTTTTAATTTCATGGACCATCTCATCAAGAAAGGATTTTGTCTCGATAATGCCTTCCTGCATTTCTAATATCGTATTATTGACAACATCAATTGTCTCTTTCACTTCTGATAAAGCCATTCTTTCATAATCAAATAATTTCATATTAAACTTTGTATGTGAAGCATAGTGTTGTCTCATTTTTTTAAAGGGGATAAAGAGTAACTTATTGATGACGATGTAATTAATCATCGTGAATAGGATGGCACAGCAGGCTATAAACAAAGATTGATAAATAAGACCTTTAAATCGGTCGAGGAGATTAGACGTGAGGTTATCCATCACATAAATATCCCCTTTAAAGTGTTCTGTATCAATCGCATGAACGACTTGGAAAAAGTATCCATCACTAGTCTCTCTAAAATTGATCGTGACATGCTCATCATAAAATGAATTTACCACATCATCAATGTTAATTTGCTTAAGCATGGTGTTTAATAACGGAATAAATAATTTATTGATGCCTTTATCAATCATGGAGTCTATTTCGTTGTAAAAGATATTTTTTAATCCGTTTTCTTTATTCTTTACAAAGATGATTTGCGAACCTTTAGGAAGATCTATGAAAGCTTTTTCTAAATCAGCATCAGACAGGTCTTTATTACTAATTAGTTGCTCCACATGCATATGAATGGGAAATAGTTCAAAAGCTTCTTTCCTCATCAAGGCGGATGTTCTTGTGTAAGTATAAAGAATAATTGTACTGCATATCAGCAGAATGAGCATAAAAAATGAAAAGAAAATAGTTATTTTTGATTTACTTATCCATTTAACCATTAATCTCCGTCCATTCTATTACTATGTATTTAAACTAAATTAAACAACTCAAAAAGACTATTTATTATATCACGATATTTTTTGAAATCGATTATTAAGAATATTTATTAAACTAATAAGTGGTCGCTTTTATCTTTCAGTAGATAACTGGACTCCTTCTTCTTCACTCACCGTTGATAAGATACAACGAATCAAAAAACCTTGTCTGCCCCAAATAGTATTCGCCGATACCTCACGAATTCCATATACATTGTAGTTAAGCTACTAAAGATTATTTTGTTTACAAAAATCTTGTATCCGCAATGGTTCGTCCTTTTTGAATGAGCAGCTTATTGCTTTTTAAAGTAGTTATTATTCTCCAATAACTTTATCTTGCTGCCATGTGTTTTTATACTATGAAGATTTAGAACATAGTTTATTTAAAGCTCATATGTTTAACAAATCCTTTATATATCATGTTTTTCTTTCACTTGATTGCCTATTTTAGTAACTGATTATGAAGATTTGGAACATGGTTATAAATGAACTATACTGCAAGGAACCGCCGCCAGCATCATATGGGGATTAAGACAACATAAAAACCGAATCTGCCGCAGATTCGGTTTAAGGTTTGATTTATGAAAGGCTCGCTTTTTTTGGTTTTTTCAAGTCTTCGTATAGGCATTTAATCAGGTATGTTGCAACAGCAAGATCATCCACCTGTCCAAATCCAACAAAAAAATCCGGGATAACATCTACTGGCATAATAATATACAGTCCCGCTCCCAAAAGAGCAAACTTCGTTTTTTTCGACAGTTTTGACAACAGTTTTATCCTCCTCTGACCCTTCATCTTGGGCTCGACTCATTTTAACAGAGGGATAAAAAAACTGTCCATAAAAAACTAATGTACATGTTGGACCATTTTTCTAGCGGCTTTCTTTCCTTCTTTGCTCCACCGATAAGCACCGATTATGAAAGGTATTTGGAGGGGAAGCCGTAGCCATAGAGCAACTGGAAGTGCCTTCTGTTTAGGCCCGAGAGGTTTCTTCTTGAGCGCCATATAAATATTGACAGGATAGATAAGAATCATAAAGATGGTTAAAAGCATACCGGTCAGCCTTTTGAATAGATTAAAAAAGAGAGCAATACCCGCCATGAGCTCACAAATCCCTGTAAAAAGCACGAAGAAGGGCCGAAATGGAATCACTTTCGGCATGATATAGATAAAATTCCTTTTGCGGGTAAAATGCAGGATTCCTGCTATTAGTAAAACAATGCTATAAAGGATTCGTGTAAGGTTTCTCATCGTTTCCACTTTTCCTCCCTTTTTCCTCCTCTATTCCTTTCCTTAATCTCTTGTAAACACATAAAAGTCGCCTTGCTTATTCCAAAAGGAATTATGGTCAAGATCTTTTTGGGAGCCCATCTAGTCAAAATCTCTAATAAATCTGATTTATACTGGATGTCTAATTGGGAGAGTTGTTACTTAGCGGAGTGGACATTTACCTTAGACATTGGGATAGCGTCTTATTTATCCTTAGCAGTCGCTTTTTGATGAGTAATCTTGTGTAATAAGTCGATAATTGAGTTATTCTAATGTGGTTTGATTGATTCCTTCGATAAAGCCGGTTTGCTCCTTATTTTCCTCTTTCCTTGATTCTTCTGTAATTGCGGCGATGTTATCACTCTCATTTTCTTCATCTAACGTGTCCATTAGCCAGATGACACCAAGAAAAAGGGCGCTGCTGCTAATAGCAGGGGGTATTTTCATCCATTCGTATCCTCCGAACATGACTTTTCTAAATGGGTACAAACCATCACATAAAAAAGACCGGTTATTTATCACCGGTCTGTCCTTAATTGCCTTATAGCCTCTTCTA includes:
- a CDS encoding sensor histidine kinase yields the protein MVKWISKSKITIFFSFFMLILLICSTIILYTYTRTSALMRKEAFELFPIHMHVEQLISNKDLSDADLEKAFIDLPKGSQIIFVKNKENGLKNIFYNEIDSMIDKGINKLFIPLLNTMLKQINIDDVVNSFYDEHVTINFRETSDGYFFQVVHAIDTEHFKGDIYVMDNLTSNLLDRFKGLIYQSLFIACCAILFTMINYIVINKLLFIPFKKMRQHYASHTKFNMKLFDYERMALSEVKETIDVVNNTILEMQEGIIETKSFLDEMVHEIKNPAHNIKNEIEFINDSIDDQDIKLNLSSVTKETENIISLLSSIKILYDIYYLGGEPPNIWIEPIINIENIVNEYRAKQQNRIFYFKHHLKKKTKIWMDEGSIELIIRNLLDNAIKYSRDGSSIFIGIREDDNGTKLLIDIVNTDSSIEYNKIGKIFDKYYRTNDAKESTVGAGIGLWLVKNIVEIYESEVSVQSTHNTTGFILTFEHVKHD
- a CDS encoding YkvA family protein — protein: MSKLSKKTKFALLGAGLYIIMPVDVIPDFFVGFGQVDDLAVATYLIKCLYEDLKKPKKASLS
- a CDS encoding DoxX family protein, translated to MRNLTRILYSIVLLIAGILHFTRKRNFIYIMPKVIPFRPFFVLFTGICELMAGIALFFNLFKRLTGMLLTIFMILIYPVNIYMALKKKPLGPKQKALPVALWLRLPLQIPFIIGAYRWSKEGKKAARKMVQHVH